The sequence TGTGAAACACAAAGCGGCTCCCGCCAAGAGCCAGATTAAGGTATAACTTTGCATAGCGTCATCCTAGACACTAAATCCATACACATGCATTTATACAAAATATAGATACATTTGGCATCTGGCCGTTTCCTGAAACCAAATCATGATATTTTAGACATCGATTTTTATGAATGTTATTGGTTATTTGTAATTTTTGAGACTCTAGCTCCCAAACGCCAGTTATGATTTCTACTCAACAAACAATTTATTGTGTAAATCCAGATTGTCAACATCCCATTAATTCTGTGGGTAATCGTGTTTGTGCTCATTGCCAAACTCCTTTAGTTCACCGCTATCTCTGGGCTACTGGCTCTTTGGCTGCGAAAATTCCTCCAAATACTCATGTTGCTCACAGGTATGAAGTTATTACACAGCAGATATGGCTGGATACGCAACCAGGATTAACGCCAGATGTTCCCGAAGATTTACCACAGGTAGCTATTCCCTACCTCAAATTATATCAACAGCAGTTACATATCCCTCAACCATATGGGTTTACTCGTTTGCCTGCAGCGGGTGCAGATGATATTCTCTTGCTAGAAAATGCACCGATAGACCACAACGGACGCATTTACCCGACACTCGCTGATGCATGGATGCAAGCATCAGCCGTGAGACAAGTTTACTGGCTGTGGCAAATTCTGCAACTGTGGTCATGTTTATCAGAATTAGGAATTGCTCATAGTTTATTAATTGCAGAGAATTTGAGAGTCCAAGGCTGGTGTGTGCGGTTACTGGAACTTTACCCGCCACAAAGTATACAGCCGACTTTGCGAGATTTGGGGCAATCTTGGCAACCTGGGATTGCATCTGCCAAAATATCAGTGGCTCCAAGGCTAAAAAACATCCTGCAGCAGATGAGCAATGCAGAGGTGGATTTTGCAGAGATTAGCAATCAACTCAACGCTTTATTGTTATCCTCAGCGGCTGAATTGCCATTAAATCTGGAAGTAGCGGGAGCTACAGATACTGGCCGTGAACTGAAGCAAAATGAGGATGCATGTTATCCGAATTCTTGGGGTAATTTGGATGACCCATTAGCTACGCGCTTGGCGATGGTGTGCGATGGTATCGGTGGACATCAAGGCGGTGAGGTAGCTAGTCAATTAGCACTCAGGTCTTTAAAGTTACAAATTCAGGCATTATTAGCGGAAGTAGCCGCACAAACTGAACTAGTACCCCCAGATTTGTTAGGACAACAACTAGAAGCTAGCTTGCGGGTGGTGAACAATGTCATCAGCGCCCGTAATGATGAACAAAAACGCCAAGGTAGGGAACGGATGGCGACAACTCTGGTGATGGGGTTGCAATTACCCCAGCAAGTGGAGATGCTTTCTGGACAACCATCAGAAAACGCCCATGAGCTTTATTTAGCTAATGTAGGCGATAGCCGTGCTTATTGGATTACTCGCAACTATTGTCAGCGACTGACGGTGGATGATGATGTGGCGATGCGGGAAGTCCGCTTGGCTCGCAGCTTGTATCGTCAAGCACTACAGAAACCAGATGCGGCGGCGCTGACTCAAGCTTTGGGAACCAAGGATGCGGAAACTCTCAGGCTGTCAGTTCAGCGATTTATTCTAGAAGAAGATGGCATTTTGCTGTTGTGTTCTGATGGATTAAGTGACAACGACTGGGTAGAACAATCTTGGCAAGATTACGCAGTACCTGTGTTAACTGGGAAACTTGCTTTAGAAGATGCTGTCCGTAACTGGATTAACTTAGCTAACCAAAAAAATGGTCACGATAACACTTCACTGGTGATGACTTATTGCAGTGTCTCCCGTGAGTATTTGGTATCTATGACTCACTTACAGTTACCGGTGGAGATTGTCGAGTCGGACTCAGAGATAGAATTTGATTTGGTTGATACGCCACCAGTGGTGCTGGATGTCGATATCACAGCCGAAACAGCTCCTAGTCCAGTGAAAAAATCCAGTAGAGGTAAGCAGTTGTCGCTGCTGGGAGGAATCTTGGTCTTGCTTTTAGGCGGTGCTGGTTTGGCGTTATTTGCTTGGTTACAAGTTAACCCACAAGGATTGCAGCGTCTGTGTCAGCAACTTCCTCAAAAAGTGCAGCAGTTGTGTCTACCAAAGAAATAATTTATGTGGTAGAGCGATCGCACTTTTTTAGAATACTACAAGTGTTACCACGCGTCCTAACCTCTAGTCCCTAATCGGTTAAAATCGCAAACAAGGTTCAAATGTGAGGTGAAACTATGAAGACTGCTGAAAAATTGGCTGCAGGTTGGCTACTCACACTGGGATTTATGTTTTTGACGTTATCAGTCTCAGCGGCGATTGAAAAAAATAATATCTTGAAACCAATTCCTACACCCATAGATGAAAAAAATCTTGTTCAAGATACTGTGAATACAGATGCTTTAAATTTTCTCGATGCAACTGCTAGACAAAGCTTGATTTTTGGTGTCCCTACTCTGATATTAGGAGGTTGGTTGAGTATAGGATTATATCGTCGTTCTCAACAAGAGAAAAAAGCTTTGAATCAGCAGTTGAATGCACAACTGCAAGACGTTTTTTATCAAATGCTACTAGAAAATCAGGGGAGAATGACTGTTGCGGGGTTTGCGATTAAATCGCAGTTACCTGCACTGAGTGCTAGACAATATTTAGATGAGAAAGCTAAAGAATTTAATGCAAATTTTCAGGTGAGTGAAGATGGGGCTGTATCATATCATTTTGATATCTAATTTAACTCCCAGTCGAGGATTGATATCAATTAATTGCTAAATTCTCTACCAATTGACGGCTAGGTCTAATGACGCAGATATTTTTAAGCATAGCCGCTATTTTGGGCGGTTTGTCTGTGGCGGCTGGTGCTTTTGCTTCTCACGCCTTACGAGAAAAAATCAGTGAGCGATCGCTAGAAATTTTTGAAACTGGTGCTCGCTATCAAATGTACCATGCTCTGGCACTGTTAGCGGTAGGATTACTATTAAGTCGTACTACCTCTCCTCAATTTACTCTGCTTGCCAGTGGTTGGTTATTTATCATCGGTATTGCTATCTTTTCCGGAAGCTTGTACGCTTTAAGCCTAACTAATATCAAGATTTTGGGAGCAATCACACCCCTAGGAGGCGCAGCATTCTTGGCGGGTTGGGGTGCTTTAGCTATCGCTGCTTGGGGCTTAAAGCTTTAGGATACGGGATGGGGCATTTTAGCGATCGCTTACCTAATTTATCATTTTTTTTCGTGCGATCGCTTATCCAATCGGATAATTACCTGGATTCACTGCATGAATATACTCACTACCTGAGTGTGGTCTACCTCGTTTATAATGAGCTTCTTCCGGTTTTCCCCATCCCAACTGCAAAATCATTTCCAAAAAATTAGAGTTTTCCCATTTCCATAAACTAGCCCATTCTGTTCTCTGAGCTATTCTTTCTACATCAGGTTTGAGAATTTTTTGGTGTTGTTTGCTATTATTAAAACTCAGATATAAGTCCATGCCAGTGGTGACTTCATCCCAAAAGTTGACAATAGTATTTTTCGCAGCTTTGAGAGTTTCCAAATCAATATTCAAAGCAATCAACTCACTATCAACTTTGGGATAGCGCAAAACTTGACCTCTCACACTCACTTCATGCAAAATTAAACCAGAAACATGATTTTCTTGCTGATAGTTGTGAATAGCAGCTTTAAAATCTTGATAAGCAGTAAACTTTTGCAGTCCATCTGTTCTGATAAACTGGTCAATTAAAGGATTGCCAGAGGCTGTTACTTCTAACTTCAGGCGCTCTCCTTTCAGACAAGCTTGACGCTCGGCTGCCAAAATTTGGATTAGCTCCTCGGTAGTGTAAACTTTTGACATCAGAACTCACTTTATTAGTCAATAGTCATCAGTCATCAGTCATTTTTTAGATTAACTTTTGTGACTTATAAAAACAAATATTTAATTATTATCTCTTGCCCACATAAAGAATGCCGTATCACATATCACTAAAAATTAGGGCAGACCAATTTAGTCTACCCCCAAAGTTACTTACTTAGTTCGCTGCTAAACTCGTTGAAGGCGCGCCGCTTTAATTGGGCTGTGTCAGTGCGTGGTAATAAATTAAACATTTCTCTAAATCTGTCGTCGATTGCCTCAAAGGGTACTTGACCTTGCTGATTTAAGACTACCTGACCTGACTGATTAAAGACTACCACTTGGGGTACAACCCCAGCGTAATAATATCCTAGTTCTGTGGGTTCATAAGCTGGTTTCGCGGGGATGGCGTCCACATTCACCGGGATAATTTCTGCTACCTTACCGTAAAATTCTTGTACCCGCGAAATGGAAATTGCATATTCTTTACTATCTTTGCTGTCATCAAGATAGAAAGCTAAAAATACGGGTTTATGCTCCGCTAGAGACTGGGCGAGTGTCTGTCTGGGAGGAACCAGTGAACCATTACCAGCATATACTACGAAAATATTCCCATCATAGTTGTCATCTTTAAGACCTGCAAATGCGGGTTGCAGATGCATAAACAATGAACAAACAACGACTACGAGTGCTTGGGAGATTAACCGTCGCCAGTTATATTTGTGCTGTAAAAACAAAAACCTGATACTTTTCATAAAGGGAAAAGAGGGGTTAGGGGTTAGGGGTTAGGGACTGGGGATTAGGGAAGGACATGAGTCTTTTACTATTTACCCTTACCCTTTTCCCCTGATAAAAGCAAGAAGTTTAGTGAACTTACTTATAGCAGTAGCCACATAGGTCAGGACATGAACTAAAGATAAAATGCTTACACGAAGCGACTTTCAACCCTATTTTCTGTTCCCTGTTCCCTGTTCCCTGCTATAAGTGTTTTCTGTTCTCTTGTGTTGATGATGGCTGGTTTTTTTGGCGAGGATTCGCTAGACTCACAGGATTAATTTAAAATTTGAGGCTATCAACTAGTAACCGCCAAAACAGTAGAGTACGAATGTGGGAAACAAAATAAAATCTCTAGATAGACTGCGACTGGGTTTCGCGGTGTCGGTGGCAAAAAGTGTGACGTTTATCGTGCGATCGCTCCGCCTTGGTGCGGCGAGTGTCTTACCAGGGTCAATTGCGCGCCGGATCGCTCCGCAACTGCTACAATTATTGAGTCAGCAAGTGAAGAATGGGATAATTCTGGTTGCTGGCACTAATGGCAAAACG is a genomic window of Fortiea contorta PCC 7126 containing:
- a CDS encoding thylakoid membrane photosystem I accumulation factor; translation: MKSIRFLFLQHKYNWRRLISQALVVVVCSLFMHLQPAFAGLKDDNYDGNIFVVYAGNGSLVPPRQTLAQSLAEHKPVFLAFYLDDSKDSKEYAISISRVQEFYGKVAEIIPVNVDAIPAKPAYEPTELGYYYAGVVPQVVVFNQSGQVVLNQQGQVPFEAIDDRFREMFNLLPRTDTAQLKRRAFNEFSSELSK
- a CDS encoding 4-Cys prefix domain-containing protein, with the protein product MISTQQTIYCVNPDCQHPINSVGNRVCAHCQTPLVHRYLWATGSLAAKIPPNTHVAHRYEVITQQIWLDTQPGLTPDVPEDLPQVAIPYLKLYQQQLHIPQPYGFTRLPAAGADDILLLENAPIDHNGRIYPTLADAWMQASAVRQVYWLWQILQLWSCLSELGIAHSLLIAENLRVQGWCVRLLELYPPQSIQPTLRDLGQSWQPGIASAKISVAPRLKNILQQMSNAEVDFAEISNQLNALLLSSAAELPLNLEVAGATDTGRELKQNEDACYPNSWGNLDDPLATRLAMVCDGIGGHQGGEVASQLALRSLKLQIQALLAEVAAQTELVPPDLLGQQLEASLRVVNNVISARNDEQKRQGRERMATTLVMGLQLPQQVEMLSGQPSENAHELYLANVGDSRAYWITRNYCQRLTVDDDVAMREVRLARSLYRQALQKPDAAALTQALGTKDAETLRLSVQRFILEEDGILLLCSDGLSDNDWVEQSWQDYAVPVLTGKLALEDAVRNWINLANQKNGHDNTSLVMTYCSVSREYLVSMTHLQLPVEIVESDSEIEFDLVDTPPVVLDVDITAETAPSPVKKSSRGKQLSLLGGILVLLLGGAGLALFAWLQVNPQGLQRLCQQLPQKVQQLCLPKK
- a CDS encoding DUF423 domain-containing protein, with amino-acid sequence MTQIFLSIAAILGGLSVAAGAFASHALREKISERSLEIFETGARYQMYHALALLAVGLLLSRTTSPQFTLLASGWLFIIGIAIFSGSLYALSLTNIKILGAITPLGGAAFLAGWGALAIAAWGLKL